Proteins encoded together in one Candidatus Neomarinimicrobiota bacterium window:
- a CDS encoding hemerythrin domain-containing protein — protein sequence MTVKDLAEGHVVRTFIAEHKVILEYLEEIDSIVGELATLTSPDDRPHIIDELHEVIYDLDSTTSHQLREEVLFTALEKHGFTDWPHILRLEHETFRYIKGKLVKTLTQFTGEDFKGYQARIDYYVKSISRVLREHGKIENEQIFPKALQIISDPEEWDDLKKQCDRIGYCSFTPPEVR from the coding sequence CTGTAAAGGACCTCGCCGAGGGACACGTGGTGCGCACCTTTATTGCAGAGCATAAAGTGATCCTGGAATATCTCGAAGAAATCGACTCTATTGTAGGCGAATTGGCTACTCTCACCTCCCCGGATGACCGACCGCATATCATTGATGAACTCCATGAAGTAATTTACGACCTTGACTCAACCACATCACATCAGCTACGGGAAGAAGTTCTTTTTACGGCCCTTGAAAAACACGGCTTCACAGATTGGCCCCACATCCTCCGGTTGGAGCATGAAACGTTTCGATATATAAAGGGAAAACTCGTGAAAACGCTGACTCAATTCACGGGTGAGGATTTTAAAGGCTACCAGGCACGCATAGATTATTATGTGAAAAGTATCAGCCGTGTGCTTCGTGAGCACGGTAAAATTGAAAATGAGCAGATTTTTCCTAAAGCTTTGCAGATCATTTCCGACCCTGAAGAATGGGACGACTTGAAAAAGCAATGTGACCGTATCGGCTACTGCAGTTTCACCCCTCCTGAAGTGCGGTAG
- a CDS encoding FGGY-family carbohydrate kinase: protein MEYIFTIDLGTSGPKVALVSTEGEVVCCVKEPTRVNLLPNGGAEQSPDDWWRAITAAADKVWQESPVSPSDVSAVACSAQWSGTVAVDQKGNPLHDAIIWMDSRGAPYIQQITDGLIKVEGYALSKIVTWIRKTGGAPGKSGKDPIAHILFLKNEKPDVYSQTFRFLEAKDYLNLKLTGQFSASFDSITLHWVTDSRDIDNIHYDDQLMEMAGIEPAKLPELRASTDILDELLPGPAEELGVPAGLPVVMGTPDIQAAAIGSGAVMDFEPHLYVGTSSWITCHVPYKKTDLFHNMASIPSGIPGKYFIANEQETAGACLDFLIRNVMNHALPQDDSIPDSLYTELNSAATAIPAGSDGLLFLPWLYGERTPVEDHTIRGGFTNLSLSHGKGHLVRSVMEGVALNARWLLKYVEKFARKRMDNIHFIGGGANSAVWCQIMADVLGRTILQVKDPLYANARGTAALAAVALGETSFEQFGANIQIAQTFHPNGENATLYEDRFDVFLKVYKQNKKIHAHLNRQQTE from the coding sequence ATGGAGTACATTTTTACCATTGATCTCGGCACCTCCGGACCCAAGGTTGCTTTAGTATCGACGGAAGGTGAAGTGGTCTGCTGTGTGAAAGAGCCGACCCGTGTGAATCTGCTTCCCAACGGTGGTGCGGAACAGTCGCCGGATGACTGGTGGCGCGCCATCACGGCCGCCGCCGATAAGGTGTGGCAGGAGTCACCGGTCTCACCGTCAGATGTGTCAGCCGTCGCATGTTCAGCTCAGTGGTCGGGCACGGTCGCTGTAGATCAGAAAGGCAACCCGCTTCACGATGCCATCATCTGGATGGATTCCCGAGGCGCTCCATATATTCAGCAGATCACTGATGGATTGATCAAAGTTGAAGGATACGCACTAAGCAAGATCGTTACGTGGATCCGCAAGACCGGCGGCGCGCCGGGAAAGTCCGGCAAAGATCCCATCGCCCATATTCTCTTCCTGAAGAACGAGAAACCGGATGTTTACAGCCAAACCTTCAGATTCCTTGAAGCAAAGGACTATCTCAACCTCAAGCTGACGGGACAGTTCTCCGCCTCTTTCGATTCGATCACGCTCCATTGGGTAACGGACAGCCGTGATATCGACAACATTCACTACGATGATCAACTCATGGAAATGGCGGGTATCGAACCAGCCAAGTTGCCGGAATTGCGCGCTTCTACTGATATCTTGGACGAACTCCTCCCCGGTCCGGCAGAAGAGTTGGGCGTGCCGGCGGGGCTCCCCGTTGTGATGGGAACACCGGACATCCAAGCCGCTGCCATCGGCTCCGGTGCTGTCATGGACTTCGAGCCTCATCTCTACGTAGGTACCTCGTCTTGGATCACGTGCCACGTGCCATACAAGAAGACGGACCTCTTCCACAACATGGCGTCGATCCCGTCGGGCATCCCCGGGAAGTACTTTATCGCCAATGAGCAGGAGACGGCCGGAGCGTGCCTCGATTTCCTCATCAGGAATGTAATGAATCACGCCCTTCCGCAGGATGATTCCATACCAGATTCGCTTTACACAGAGTTGAATAGTGCGGCAACTGCCATTCCAGCCGGCAGTGATGGTCTGCTGTTCCTTCCCTGGCTATACGGAGAAAGGACCCCAGTGGAAGATCACACCATCCGGGGAGGATTCACCAACCTGTCACTCAGCCACGGCAAGGGACATCTGGTCCGCTCGGTTATGGAGGGCGTCGCACTGAATGCCCGCTGGCTGCTGAAATATGTGGAGAAGTTTGCCAGAAAGCGGATGGACAATATTCACTTCATCGGTGGCGGCGCCAATTCCGCCGTGTGGTGTCAAATCATGGCGGATGTTCTGGGACGGACCATTCTACAGGTGAAAGATCCGCTTTATGCAAATGCCCGTGGAACCGCCGCGCTGGCGGCCGTGGCGCTGGGAGAAACAAGTTTTGAACAATTCGGCGCTAACATCCAGATCGCGCAAACATTCCACCCAAACGGTGAGAATGCCACCCTTTACGAAGACCGGTTCGACGTCTTCCTGAAAGTCTACAAGCAGAACAAGAAGATACACGCTCATCTGAACCGGCAGCAGACTGAATAA
- a CDS encoding aminotransferase class V-fold PLP-dependent enzyme: MDLDHPLIKRLNKLNPRLIAFIERQLRRSSKVQSEISREQDKIMTELEESVKPYAGDFERHLSLPETGIGRENILEEMRKISGREQERWQAGYVSGAVYHGDESHIDFLNQVYALHSQSNPLHSDLFPSASKYESEIVSMTARMLGSAGTDDEVCGVVSSGGTESILLAMKTYRDWAREKRRIRRSEMVIPVTAHAAFDKAGEYFGIKIRRVPINDKFQADVKAVRKAVNANTAVIVGSAPNFPHGIIDPIQELSEIAVERGVGLHVDACLGGFVLPWAEKLGYPVPSFDFRLPGVTSISADTHKFGYAAKGTSVILYRTPELRHFQYYTIADWPGGFYFSPTFAGSRPGALTAACWAAMLSMGEQGYLNATEAILGTADRIRKGIEEIPELTVFGNPLWVIAFSSEEIDIYRLMDVMTEKSWNLSGLYKPSCVHICTTLRHTQPGVAERFIADLKEAVAQVKANPKEKGGMAPVYGLAATLPFRGVVKDLLKRYLDLYYKA, translated from the coding sequence ATGGATTTAGACCACCCCTTAATCAAGAGACTCAACAAACTCAACCCCCGTTTGATTGCGTTCATTGAACGGCAGCTGCGACGCTCGTCGAAAGTGCAGTCCGAGATATCCAGGGAGCAGGATAAGATCATGACGGAGCTAGAGGAATCTGTCAAGCCGTATGCTGGAGATTTCGAGCGGCATTTGTCACTTCCTGAAACCGGTATAGGGCGCGAGAATATTTTGGAAGAGATGCGGAAAATCAGTGGTAGAGAACAGGAGCGGTGGCAGGCTGGATATGTTTCCGGAGCAGTGTACCACGGCGACGAGAGCCATATTGACTTCCTTAATCAGGTCTATGCTCTCCACTCCCAGAGTAACCCGCTCCATTCTGACCTCTTCCCCAGCGCCAGCAAATACGAATCTGAAATTGTCTCTATGACAGCCAGAATGCTGGGGTCGGCAGGGACAGATGATGAGGTCTGCGGTGTAGTCTCGTCAGGCGGGACGGAGAGTATCCTTCTTGCCATGAAAACCTACCGCGACTGGGCACGAGAGAAGAGGCGAATTCGCCGGTCGGAGATGGTCATTCCGGTAACGGCCCACGCCGCCTTCGACAAAGCGGGAGAATACTTTGGCATTAAGATCAGGCGGGTACCCATCAATGACAAATTCCAGGCAGATGTGAAAGCCGTGCGCAAGGCAGTCAACGCAAATACTGCGGTGATTGTGGGCTCCGCGCCAAACTTCCCCCACGGTATCATCGATCCCATTCAGGAGCTTTCTGAAATCGCAGTGGAACGGGGAGTCGGATTACACGTGGACGCCTGCCTGGGAGGATTTGTCCTCCCGTGGGCTGAGAAGTTAGGGTATCCGGTACCGTCATTTGACTTCCGGTTACCGGGTGTCACTTCCATCTCCGCCGACACACACAAGTTCGGCTATGCCGCCAAGGGAACTTCAGTAATCCTATACCGGACACCGGAGCTGAGGCACTTTCAGTACTATACCATCGCGGACTGGCCCGGCGGATTCTACTTCTCCCCTACCTTTGCCGGCAGTCGCCCCGGTGCCCTGACTGCTGCATGCTGGGCCGCCATGCTCTCCATGGGGGAACAGGGATATCTCAATGCAACCGAGGCTATCCTGGGAACAGCCGACAGAATCAGAAAGGGGATTGAGGAGATACCGGAACTGACCGTATTTGGAAATCCCCTCTGGGTCATCGCCTTCAGCTCGGAAGAGATTGACATTTACCGGCTCATGGACGTCATGACAGAGAAGAGCTGGAACCTCAGTGGACTTTACAAACCGTCCTGCGTTCACATCTGTACCACGCTGCGGCACACACAGCCCGGCGTAGCGGAAAGGTTCATCGCCGACCTGAAGGAAGCTGTGGCACAGGTAAAGGCAAATCCGAAAGAAAAAGGAGGAATGGCGCCGGTGTACGGCTTGGCCGCTACCCTCCCGTTCAGAGGAGTGGTGAAGGATCTATTAAAGCGATATCTGGACCTGTACTATAAAGCGTAG